CTTGACTATGCGCCCGCGCAGGTCGAGGGTCGCCTCCACCGGCACCGCCTGGAGATAGCGCACCGTCAGCCGCCCCGTCATCGCCGGCAGGCCGTTCTTCCACACGATCTTACCCATCATCTCATCCAGCGCCGCCGCCAGCACCCCGCCGTGCATGTAGTCCAGCCAGCCCGTCAGCTCCGGCCGGACGTGGAGGCGCGCGCGGCACTCACCGTTTCCCCACGACAACTGCAGCCGCAGCCCGACCGGGTTG
This genomic stretch from Armatimonadota bacterium harbors:
- a CDS encoding PaaI family thioesterase, with the protein product NPVGLRLQLSWGNGECRARLHVRPELTGWLDYMHGGVLAAALDEMMGKIVWKNGLPAMTGRLTVRYLQAVPVEATLDLRGRIVKTGARIIRTTAEARLPDGAVVADAEALYIRVNPGENAKLAADEPVPA